CCAGAATCTCAGCGATCGTCTGTCCCAGACGCTCAAATCGATCAAGGGTCAGGCGCGCCTGACCGAGGACAACGTCAAGGACACCCTGCGCGAGGTGCGCCGCGCCCTGCTGGAGGCGGATGTCGCCCTGCCGGTGGTCAAGGCGTTCATCGACCGGGTGCGCGAGCGCGCCGTGGGCCAGGAGGTGTCGAAGAGCCTCTCCCCGGGCCAGCAGTTCGTCAAGATCGTCCAGCAGGAGCTCGAGGCGATCATGGGCGAGGCCAACGAGGGGCTGACCCTGAAGAGCGCGCCCGCGGTGGTGCTGATGGCCGGCCTGCAGGGCGCGGGCAAGACCACCTCCGTGGCCAAGCTGGCGCGCTACCTGCGCGAGCGCGAGAAGAAGAAGGTGCTGGTGGTCTCGGCGGACGTCTATCGGCCGGCGGCCATCGACCAGCTGGAGACGCTGGCCGGCGAGGTGGGCGTCGACTTCTTCCCGTCGCGCAGCGACCAGCAGCCGGTGGCCATCGCCGAGGCGGCGATCAAGCACGCCAGGATCCAGTTCCACGACGTGGTGCTGGTCGATACCGCCGGCCGGCTGGCCATCGACGAGGCCATGATGGCCGAGATCCAGGCGCTGCATCGGGCCGTGACCCCCGACGAGACGCTGTTCGTGGTCGACGCCATGACCGGCCAGGACGCCGCCAATACCGCCAAGGCCTTCCACGAGGCGTTGCCGCTGACCGGGGTGATCCTCACCAAGGCCGACGGCGACGCCCGTGGCGGCGCGGCCCTGTCGGTGCGCCACATCACCGGCAAGCCGATCAAGTTCATGGGCGTGGGCGAGAAGGTCGATGCCCTGGAGCCCTTCCACCCGGACCGCGTGGCCTCGCGCATCCTCGGCATGGGCGACATGCTGTCGCTGATCGAGGAGGCCGAGCGCACCGTCGACAAGGGCAAGGCCGAGCAATTGGCCAAGAAGGTCAAGAAGGGCGATGGCTTCGACCTGGAGGA
The Halomonas sp. M4R1S46 DNA segment above includes these coding regions:
- the ffh gene encoding signal recognition particle protein, whose translation is MFQNLSDRLSQTLKSIKGQARLTEDNVKDTLREVRRALLEADVALPVVKAFIDRVRERAVGQEVSKSLSPGQQFVKIVQQELEAIMGEANEGLTLKSAPAVVLMAGLQGAGKTTSVAKLARYLREREKKKVLVVSADVYRPAAIDQLETLAGEVGVDFFPSRSDQQPVAIAEAAIKHARIQFHDVVLVDTAGRLAIDEAMMAEIQALHRAVTPDETLFVVDAMTGQDAANTAKAFHEALPLTGVILTKADGDARGGAALSVRHITGKPIKFMGVGEKVDALEPFHPDRVASRILGMGDMLSLIEEAERTVDKGKAEQLAKKVKKGDGFDLEDFRDQLQQLKKMGGMGGLLGKLPGMGQMAEMAQGPGPEKEMGKLEALINSMTPQERRKPEIINGSRKRRIAAGAGLQVPDLNRLLKQHKQMQKMMKKAGKKGGMQKMMRGMSGMMGGGGPGGPGGPGGMGGPGGMPWR